A section of the Castanea sativa cultivar Marrone di Chiusa Pesio chromosome 12, ASM4071231v1 genome encodes:
- the LOC142620646 gene encoding paired amphipathic helix protein Sin3-like 3, whose translation MKNELDFWLQKAVSLINKVRNRFADDDSIYESFLVLPTSFHKGKGKGQRDMSRLCKNIHDLFKDHSDLFHEFFSFVSNSVPNETTTNKSCSFDLQALSQQGNSLFKKIQSSLYGSDYHYNYFLERIHCYTSGHIGLDSVLGSCPLGFVDELHNFIKYCENLGGFPAPAAGVLCESSLGSGQKKRKGSHLSTDCGFGDEVKSTRKGQQWQKYVGDDNFCGFLAPAHAVPVLCENSLDLVRKKCKGSYMSAGGGGSGEKAKPSHKGQQRQKLITKDDEGHEPDLSKCTKATPSYWISNGNLVCANLDYSIKRIKKSKEQKVWEDFEDLKYDGDRFLTPIRSTIECAEWLMNEIQGKSLEEPIIVEDYYFNTKHIKCIETHCNVKGDELRENPRRVLPEILHCLRQKLEEFKKEQGFVTFNNYCISKEHMKYSLKK comes from the coding sequence ATGAAAAACGAATTGGATTTCTGGCTTCAGAAAGCAGTTTCGTTGATTAATAAGGTTCGAAATCGGTTTGCGGATGACGATAGCATTTATGAATCGTTCTTGGTTTTGCCCACATCATTCCATAAGGGTAAGGGTAAAGGGCAACGGGATATGAGTCGGCTTTGTAAAAATatccacgatcttttcaaggaCCATTCTGATCTGTTCCATGAATTCTTCAGCTTTGTTTCAAATTCGGTTCCTAATGAAACCACAACCAATAAGTCATGTTCTTTTGACTTGCAAGCTTTGTCCCAGCAAGGAAATTCTCTGTTCAAGAAGATTCAAAGCTCTTTATATGGGTCGGATTATCATTACAACTACTTTTTGGAGCGTATTCACTGCTACACTTCTGGACATATAGGGCTTGATAGTGTTCTTGGAAGCTGTCCTCTGGGTTTCGTGGATGAATTGcataattttatcaaatattgtGAGAATTTGGGTGGGTTTCCTGCTCCAGCTGCTGGTGTATTATGTGAGAGTTCATTGGGCTCGGGCCAAAAAAAGCGTAAAGGCTCTCATTTGTCTACTGATTGTGGTTTTGGTGATGAAGTGAAATCGACTCGTAAAGGCCAACAGTGGCAAAAGTATGTGGGGGATGATAATTTTTGTGGATTTCTCGCTCCTGCTCATGCTGTTCCAGTATTATGTGAGAATTCATTAGACTTGGTGCGAAAAAAGTGTAAAGGCTCTTATATGtctgctggtggtggtggtagtggtgaaAAAGCAAAACCATCACATAAAGGCCAACAGAGGCAAAAGCTTATAACTAAGGATGATGAAGGCCATGAACCTGACCTCTCTAAGTGTACAAAAGCTACACCTAGTTACTGGATTTCGAATGGCAATTTGGTGTGTGCCAATTTGGATTACtctataaaaagaataaaaaaaagcaagGAGCAGAAAGTTTGGGAGGATTTTGAGGACCTGAAATATGATGGGGATAGGTTCCTAACACCTATAAGATCAACAATAGAGTGTGCAGAGTGGTTAATGAATGAGATACAGGGTAAGTCATTGGAGGAGCCTATCATAGTAGAAGACTACTACTTTAATACAAAGCATATTAAATGCATTGAGACACACTGTAATGTCAAAGGTGATGAGTTACGTGAAAACCCGAGACGTGTGTTACCTGAAATTCTTCATTGCCTTCGCCAAAAGCTAGAAGAGTTTAAGAAGGAACAAGGGTTTGTTACATTCAACAATTACTGTATCTCTAAGGAACATATGAAATATAGTTTGAAGAAGTAG
- the LOC142619281 gene encoding uncharacterized protein LOC142619281 isoform X1 translates to MREQRLSKIRSYRDSLQSFEEIKMKKDESFDEFYAKLKDIVNLTFNLGETIPELKIVRKVLRSLLERFHAKITAIEESKDIDKILLTELVGNLQTYELGLTRIGKSGKGKSMVLKAKSSETDESSDDEDSKIKSYITRQFKKFMKNAKGKGFDKDRRQSNSSQFKSQDKGKKDARDGGQYTVPVGPKCFRCQGFSHMKQECLTYLKSIGKSKALAATLSDTEPGDDFDNEDDEILNAFIATINPAEGIVEEVDEEEELVESKFEKMDDQDYIHTAYEKLYKLSKKHEKLYRLATKKLSDVELDREEIFTKFDEANQTIGALRFENNFLVEKTKKLEAELFQVRAQLERPSSAKLNEMLSIQKSASDRTGLGLPKGEIVRTYVFHLFRTYVVHLCNWLIL, encoded by the coding sequence atgagggaacaaaggctgtcaaagattcgaagctacaGAGACTCACTACaaagcttcgaagaaattaagatgaagaaggatgagtcatttgatgagttctatgccaagctcaaggacatagtgaacttaactttcaatcttggggaaaccattcctgaactcaagattgtgagaaaagtgctcagatctctgctcgagagattccatgccaagatcacagcaatagaggaatcaaaggatattgacaagattcttTTAACTGAGTTGGTTGGCAATTTACAAACCTACgagctagggttgacaagaattggcaagtcgggtaaaggcaagagcatggtactgaaggccaagagcagtgagacagatgagtcatcagacgatgaagactctaaaATAAAGTCCTACATTactaggcaattcaagaaattcatgaaaaatgccaagggaaaaggcttcgacaaggaccgtaggcaatccaattcttctcagttcaagagccaagataaagggaagaaggatgctagggatggcggtcagtacactgttccagTAGGACCTAAGTGCTTCAGATGTCAAGGCTTTAgtcacatgaaacaggagtgtctcacatatctcaagagcattgggaagagcaaggcactagctgctactttgagcgacactgagCCTGGGGATGATttcgacaatgaggatgacgaaattttgaatgccttcattGCTACTATTAATCCtgctgaagggattgttgaagaagtggatgaagaagaggaattggtggaatccaaatttgaaaaaatggatGATCAAGATTATATTCATACAGCttatgagaaactgtacaagctttctaagaagcatgagaaactctataggctggccaccaagaagctcagtgatgtggaacttgaccGTGAAGAGATTTTCAccaagtttgatgaagctaatcaaactattggggcactgagattcgagaacaattttttggttgagaagaccaagaagcttgaagcagagctgtttcaagttagagctcaactGGAGAGGCCATCAAGTGCAAAGCTgaatgagatgctcagcattcagaaatctgcttcggATCGAACTggattggg
- the LOC142619281 gene encoding uncharacterized protein LOC142619281 isoform X3, protein MREQRLSKIRSYRDSLQSFEEIKMKKDESFDEFYAKLKDIVNLTFNLGETIPELKIVRKVLRSLLERFHAKITAIEESKDIDKILLTELVGNLQTYELGLTRIGKSGKGKSMVLKAKSSETDESSDDEDSKIKSYITRQFKKFMKNAKGKGFDKDRRQSNSSQFKSQDKGKKDARDGGQYTVPVGPKCFRCQGFSHMKQECLTYLKSIGKSKALAATLSDTEPGDDFDNEDDEILNAFIATINPAEGIVEEVDEEEELVESKFEKMDDQDYIHTAYEKLYKLSKKHEKLYRLATKKLSDVELDREEIFTKFDEANQTIGALRFENNFLVEKTKKLEAELFQVRAQLERPSSAKLNEMLSIQKSASDRTGLGA, encoded by the coding sequence atgagggaacaaaggctgtcaaagattcgaagctacaGAGACTCACTACaaagcttcgaagaaattaagatgaagaaggatgagtcatttgatgagttctatgccaagctcaaggacatagtgaacttaactttcaatcttggggaaaccattcctgaactcaagattgtgagaaaagtgctcagatctctgctcgagagattccatgccaagatcacagcaatagaggaatcaaaggatattgacaagattcttTTAACTGAGTTGGTTGGCAATTTACAAACCTACgagctagggttgacaagaattggcaagtcgggtaaaggcaagagcatggtactgaaggccaagagcagtgagacagatgagtcatcagacgatgaagactctaaaATAAAGTCCTACATTactaggcaattcaagaaattcatgaaaaatgccaagggaaaaggcttcgacaaggaccgtaggcaatccaattcttctcagttcaagagccaagataaagggaagaaggatgctagggatggcggtcagtacactgttccagTAGGACCTAAGTGCTTCAGATGTCAAGGCTTTAgtcacatgaaacaggagtgtctcacatatctcaagagcattgggaagagcaaggcactagctgctactttgagcgacactgagCCTGGGGATGATttcgacaatgaggatgacgaaattttgaatgccttcattGCTACTATTAATCCtgctgaagggattgttgaagaagtggatgaagaagaggaattggtggaatccaaatttgaaaaaatggatGATCAAGATTATATTCATACAGCttatgagaaactgtacaagctttctaagaagcatgagaaactctataggctggccaccaagaagctcagtgatgtggaacttgaccGTGAAGAGATTTTCAccaagtttgatgaagctaatcaaactattggggcactgagattcgagaacaattttttggttgagaagaccaagaagcttgaagcagagctgtttcaagttagagctcaactGGAGAGGCCATCAAGTGCAAAGCTgaatgagatgctcagcattcagaaatctgcttcggATCGAACTggattggg
- the LOC142619281 gene encoding uncharacterized protein LOC142619281 isoform X2 — MREQRLSKIRSYRDSLQSFEEIKMKKDESFDEFYAKLKDIVNLTFNLGETIPELKIVRKVLRSLLERFHAKITAIEESKDIDKILLTELVGNLQTYELGLTRIGKSGKGKSMVLKAKSSETDESSDDEDSKIKSYITRQFKKFMKNAKGKGFDKDRRQSNSSQFKSQDKGKKDARDGGQYTVPVGPKCFRCQGFSHMKQECLTYLKSIGKSKALAATLSDTEPGDDFDNEDDEILNAFIATINPAEGIVEEVDEEEELVESKFEKMDDQDYIHTAYEKLYKLSKKHEKLYRLATKKLSDVELDREEIFTKFDEANQTIGALRFENNFLVEKTKKLEAELFQVRAQLERPSSAKLNEMLSIQKSASDRTGLGLSMSRSGQATSSSF, encoded by the coding sequence atgagggaacaaaggctgtcaaagattcgaagctacaGAGACTCACTACaaagcttcgaagaaattaagatgaagaaggatgagtcatttgatgagttctatgccaagctcaaggacatagtgaacttaactttcaatcttggggaaaccattcctgaactcaagattgtgagaaaagtgctcagatctctgctcgagagattccatgccaagatcacagcaatagaggaatcaaaggatattgacaagattcttTTAACTGAGTTGGTTGGCAATTTACAAACCTACgagctagggttgacaagaattggcaagtcgggtaaaggcaagagcatggtactgaaggccaagagcagtgagacagatgagtcatcagacgatgaagactctaaaATAAAGTCCTACATTactaggcaattcaagaaattcatgaaaaatgccaagggaaaaggcttcgacaaggaccgtaggcaatccaattcttctcagttcaagagccaagataaagggaagaaggatgctagggatggcggtcagtacactgttccagTAGGACCTAAGTGCTTCAGATGTCAAGGCTTTAgtcacatgaaacaggagtgtctcacatatctcaagagcattgggaagagcaaggcactagctgctactttgagcgacactgagCCTGGGGATGATttcgacaatgaggatgacgaaattttgaatgccttcattGCTACTATTAATCCtgctgaagggattgttgaagaagtggatgaagaagaggaattggtggaatccaaatttgaaaaaatggatGATCAAGATTATATTCATACAGCttatgagaaactgtacaagctttctaagaagcatgagaaactctataggctggccaccaagaagctcagtgatgtggaacttgaccGTGAAGAGATTTTCAccaagtttgatgaagctaatcaaactattggggcactgagattcgagaacaattttttggttgagaagaccaagaagcttgaagcagagctgtttcaagttagagctcaactGGAGAGGCCATCAAGTGCAAAGCTgaatgagatgctcagcattcagaaatctgcttcggATCGAACTggattggg